A DNA window from Corvus hawaiiensis isolate bCorHaw1 chromosome 11, bCorHaw1.pri.cur, whole genome shotgun sequence contains the following coding sequences:
- the TMEM40 gene encoding transmembrane protein 40, which produces MENLDVPIPDLSEEQQDIFQRVFAADAKYLESHEKTNQSFWESLIKCLATTDPPILNTEEKNNLLNSCDVLPGGCAACLKAIEEKGVSAMALLYLLLKTSNPSGYRQLPSSKGKDEKLKLLKRLERNFIYSEEEKKSENSSHESMDEDTQDSDEEDLGRQKTEGQLLGGIPAEVVPYRDSEIARREDSDADAYEKESTRPPQWTVRWMGIRKDDEFFHFVILCFAIGALLVCYYYHKDWTISLGIGLITFASLETTGIYFGLVYRIRSVLDSFVPLIDRFRPRGMRKAA; this is translated from the exons ATGGAGAACTTGGATGTCCCGATCCCAGATCTCAGTGAAGAACAGCAAG ACATTTTCCAGAGGGTTTTTGCTGCTGATGCCAAGTACTTGGAGAGCCATGAGAAAACGAACCAGTCCTTCTGGGAATCACTTATAAAATGCttggccaccactgacccaccTATCCTGAATACTGAAGAGAAGAACAAT CTCCTCAACAGCTGTGATGTTCTCCCTGGAGGCTGTGCTGCCTGCCTGAAAGCCATAGAGGAGAAAGGAGTCAGTGCAATGGCTCTTCTTTACCTTTTGCTGAAGACTTCCAACCCATCTGGGTACAGGCAGCTGCCCAGCTCCAAGGGAAAAG atgaaaaattgaaACTCCTGAAGAGATTGGAAAGGAATTTTATAtattcagaagaggaaaaaaagtctgaaaactCATCTCATGAGTCCATGGATGAAGATACACAAG acagTGATGAGGAAGATTTAGGAAGACAGAAGACTGAAGGCCAGTTACTTGGAG GAATACCAGCAGAGGTGGTTCCCTACAGAGATTCAG AGATTGCCAGAAGAGAAGATTCAGATGCAGATG CATATGAGAAGGAGAGCACTCGCCCCCCTCAGTGGACAGTACGGTGGATGGGCATACGGAAGGATG AtgaattctttcattttgtcaTTCTTTGCTTTGCAATTGGAGCTTTACTAGTTTGCTACTACTACCACAAAG ACTGGACTATTTCTCTTGGGATTGGTTTAATCACCTTTGCTTCCCTGGAAACCACTGGGATATACTTTGGTCTCG TGTACCGAATTCGGAGTGTCCTTGACAGCTTTGTTCCTCTGATTGACAGATTCAGGCCAAGAG GTATGAGGAAAGCTGCCTAG